ccaTATACAGTTTGCTTCGGAGACTTACAACTCTGTTaatgtaataaacaaataaattctagTACTTATGTTAACTCAGCTGTTTAACTTCATATAGAGACATTTCATGATCAATGTCTTTTGTCAGTTATTTACTTTGGTTTCATTTGTTCTAGAAAATCACAACGACTTCATCTCAGCCATCTTACTAAAGTCTTCTATTTGTTTGTTATCTTCCCCCAGGAAGGTGGCAGAGGTGTTGTCCTTGTCCCCGCACCGGAGGGTCACCTTCAGCCAACCATGCTCGAGTGTTCAGAAGCAATACGACACCAGTGATGCCTGAAGTGACCACGCCTCCTGATGCCAGGAGGGAGGGTTAACAAACGTTCGAAGGCTCCCTCACCATGGAGTGCGACACGACGCCCCTCCTCTCGGTCTGCCCTCATGCATCTCAGAGCGATGAGTCAGAGGCTGCCACCCCTGCAGGTACGAGTGAGAAATTCTTCGACGTCGTTGgatcaaacaacaacaacaacagcatcaacaacagcaacaacaacctcCGGGTCTCTGCGCCGTCGTCAGAGGACCCACCACCCCCGTGTGATCATGCTCAAGAGAGGAGGAAGCTCTTCCCCAGAATTGGATTTCCCTCATTTTTCACCGGCCGGGCTTCGTCAGACAACAACGCGAAGATGGCCGAAGGAGTTCTAAAGTCCCGCGAGACCAACTCCTTTTTCTCCTTCGCGTGGGTACGGTCGAAGGCCGGGGCGAGTCGGATCATCGGCAACAGCAAGAGGCGGACGAGTGGAGGAGGGTCGAGGCCGCCCAAGAAGCACGGGAGGACTTCGAAAAACAGCGACGATTCGCCGGCGCTTCTCACTCCCGAGCctggaaagagaaggaggaagcaTCGATCTCGCGTGGCCGACTTGCAAAGCAACTGCAAGACGGCCTACGACGAGCAACAGGAATCGCCCGAGGGCTGTGAAAAAGAAAACGCTTCTACTAAACCTCGTACCTGGGTGTCACCGCCTTCCTGGTCTTCGGTCGTCCACGGACTGCGATCGGTAGCATTGGTGTTGATGGTGACGTTACTTAGTCCCGTGGGAGCCTTCTGTCCAAGAGGATGCTCTTGCGACGACGTTAGGTTGAGTGTGCAGTGCGTCAATGCCGATCTGGATGTGATACCGATTTTGCTGCATCCGGGAACCTTGGAGCTCAATCTCAGCCATAATAGAATAAAGACTATTCTCGAGGGACTCATATTTTACAGCGAGCTTCAGTATCTTGATTTGTCTCATAACGAAATCGTGTCACTTGGTTCTCAGAACTTCGCTTCTCAGAGAGCGCTTAATACGTTAgtgataaacaataacaaaatttcgAGAATACAAAGCAGAGCCTTCCTTGGTCTTTCAAATCTCAGTAATTTGGATCTCAGTGACAATTACATTGAATCGATTGAAAAGAACGCGTTTAGTTCCCTTGGGAAACTACGAAGCCTTGATTTGTCtaataatagaattaaaaacTTGACTGTGAGTACCTTTATGAAACTCCGTGGGCTCAAAGTGCTTAATTTGTGCAAAAATGCTCTCAAGGACATTTCGAGTGTGATATTTGAACCCCTGAGGGAACTGGAAGACTTAGACTTGTGTTCAAATCAAGTCACGACCATCCAAGACTTCGCTTTCAAAAATTTGAAAAGTCTTGTGAACCTGAAACTGAGCAATAACAAGATCCGTCACTTCGCAGATAAAGCCTTCAGCGGCCTCGACTCGCTAAGACTCTTGGGGTTGCGAGACAATGCCTTTGGAGAGGTCCCCACCCACGTCCTCCCTCCATCAAGGGGCTGGAGGAGTTGGACATTGGCATCAACCCCCTGACGGCGCTGCCTTTCGGTCCATTTACCCATCTCGTAAATCTTAAGAGTCTGCACATATCAAGATGCTTAAACCTCTCCTTCATCGACGAGGGAGCCTTCACCAGTCTCAATAAATTAACTTCTCTCGTTCTCAGCTTTAACCCACAAATAACGACCCTTCACAGGGACATCTTCAGGCCCCTCGTGGGTCTTCGTCACTTAGTCTTAAGGGGTAATGGCTTGAGAGGGTTTGATCGCTCTCTCGTTAGACCAACTCTGCTCCAGTCTCTTGATCTCAGAGACAATAACCTGGAGTGCAATTGTTCCATCAAGTGGCTGCAAGAGGCGAAGACGAACAATAGCCTCTCACTGAAAATTGAAGATATATCATGTGCCGGGCCGGAGGCGTTGAAAGGGAGGAGCCTCTTCGAGCTATCGGAATATGATCTCGAATGCTACAATAACGTCGTCGTCATGGCCTCTTGTGCCGCTGCTACGATGGCCTTAATCTTGCTCATAGTCGGGGTCAGCGTTTTGTATTACAAGAACTGTCGAAAGATGAAGTCGATGGTGCACGACAACTGGCCGGAAAAAATCGTCGCGACCTGGAAGGACCCGGAATACGAGAaacaggttgaggatgaggaGTACACCTTCCACTCTCTCAGAGGTATTCAACACATCCCCGTGACTGTCATATGACAGGAGCTCAATGGAGACCAACCCCCGCCTTCTGGTCTCCATGATGAGCTGTTAGAAAGAACGAAGGCGctcaaatcttcttcttctcagtcagACGAGGAGAGCAGCAGATGCAGGAGTAACAGGCCATCAACCAAAAGCAGGAAGACAGTAGACGACCCTTGCGCGTCGCTAAAGTCCCAGAAGAGGAGACCCAACCAAGAGGATTACTTCGGGGTGCTTCCTCTCGAGAACGGCGTGAGTGGCGGGACAAGTAGccgcagcagtagcagcagtagcgGCAGGAACGGGGTGGTGAGGATGCCCCATTATCTCCCGCCATCTCCTCCACCAGTTCTAAACAAGCCACCTCGCCAGCACAGCCACCAACAGCACAATCATCACCCAATATACGCCGAGCCCAACGTTAGGCCTAAGTTCGGCAGCAACGGCACGACCAGCAAGTCCTCTAAGGACTCCGGCTATTATTCCTGCGAGTTTTTAGACCAGAATCCTTACACAGGATCCATTAAAGAGTCCGGTGTCAAGATGTCTTCTCCCAGAGCAGGAGTCTGGGTCGACATCTGCCACCCAGTGACTCGGGAGTCTTCACTCTGAGTCACATCTACAATAGGCCTAGTCAGTACAGCTTTAACAGTCAACAGGACGGGATTTACGATAACATAatttgataattatgaaaaaaaaacctgccaaGTGTTTGTTATTTTCCTCTGCTGACGATTAGAATTTCTGAAGAACGATAGGTTCATAAGTTGAATTTCCATTGGAGGTTTGTGAATATGAATAATTACTGGCTATTCCCAATAATATCAGCTTTTTATAAGGAAGCTTTGATTACTATCCTACCTATTTGCGatgttctttcttttcattccattAGAATATAGTTAGtgttaaaaaaaaggttaaaatttgtttaactttttgCATGATCTTGTAAATAACCATATCCCCGTTCAACTCTGCTCACGAACActtttttgaatttcaaatccAGGAGGTGCACATACgacttcattcatttcattttgattcattGAAAAGCAATTGGACAAGTTAAGTAAGACCGCGGTTCCAGTTGAATGATTCGAATTTGTTCAGATTCCACGACGTTATCTTCCACTCAAGAAAGGGAAAGGATGCAATCCACTCTATTGGACTTGTCGACGACATCCTACAACTGATTGTAAAGCAACGCTAACTATgtatatttaagagattttttgACAGCACCTTCACCGAGCTCTACATGGCTTGCTTTACTTAGGTTAAAGCGACATTCTGCACCTTTGtaatcttccaaaaaataaaataaaataaaataaataaaccatgttTTGAGGGGTAGACTTTTACATCCATTTTAAAGGAGGTACACCATTCAAAGAAATTTTGTATACTATATACGTTTTTTCTTGTCATTAAACTATGATTATGCTTCAGCTTTCGTTTTTCTTGCAGTCCAAACAATAGCAATTGTTCGGCTTCCCCTTTATGTGGTACCTAGTCTTAGTCTAAGAAGATCAAAGAGAAGTATGTTTTGCAACAATCAAGAGGAGAGAATTGAAGAAGAAGTAATACCTGGGTAATGAAGAATACGTACAATTATAAGTTTTGGAACACAGAAGAAACGGAAAAATCTATAACCATCCTTTTTGAAAAGGCATAAGGACTAGACAAAACcaataaaacgaaagaaaaaaggaTACGGACGTTACCCTACACACACAGAGGCACGCAAAAGCCGAATAATTTTCAAGAGAAACTAAGAGAGACGAGGTTAACagccacaaaagagagagagagagagagagagagagagagagagagagagagagagagagagagagagagagagagagaggagaaatggaCCTCTGGAAACGAAAGTTTCCGAGAACTCCCGAACCACTCGAAAGGTCGGAGGATTTAAAGGCTTTTATAAACAACTTGTAAACGAAACTTACCGAAGCAATTGACTCTGAATTCCAAGGCTGAGGCAGGAGTTGAGACGAAGGCGTTTGAGATCATTTCAGCTTTTTCCGGTGCCAGGCGTCTTCTTAATATCTCCTCTCCTTGCataccgaattttttttttacctggagcCTTACTTTACGAGTTGAAAAACTGTAAGGTTCATTCCAGATAGATTTGCCGGTGCATAATGGtcttaataataatctaataataataataataatgataataataattttttttttaattacctcagAGATTACCAATGTCGTGATTAAACTGTTTTATACTAAAAATCCACAATATGAATACATTGTATTactagtaaaagaaaaaacaaaggcttGCGAACACCGTCCTTCTCAGTGTTTAACGTCAAAAGGCCTTTAAAGgtaaacactgaggaggaacaccgttcaggtgttcgaaagcctttgtttttatcttttactaataattcagtgtatttatataattatgggtTTTTATCATAAAGTAACACctgattataataattaaaaacatatgaTTTAAACACTGTGT
The sequence above is drawn from the Macrobrachium rosenbergii isolate ZJJX-2024 chromosome 15, ASM4041242v1, whole genome shotgun sequence genome and encodes:
- the LOC136846547 gene encoding LOW QUALITY PROTEIN: carboxypeptidase N subunit 2-like (The sequence of the model RefSeq protein was modified relative to this genomic sequence to represent the inferred CDS: inserted 1 base in 1 codon), coding for MECDTTPLLSVCPHASQSDESEAATPAGTSEKFFDVVGSNNNNNSINNSNNNLRVSAPSSEDPPPPCDHAQERRKLFPRIGFPSFFTGRASSDNNAKMAEGVLKSRETNSFFSFAWVRSKAGASRIIGNSKRRTSGGGSRPPKKHGRTSKNSDDSPALLTPEPGKRRRKHRSRVADLQSNCKTAYDEQQESPEGCEKENASTKPRTWVSPPSWSSVVHGLRSVALVLMVTLLSPVGAFCPRGCSCDDVRLSVQCVNADLDVIPILLHPGTLELNLSHNRIKTILEGLIFYSELQYLDLSHNEIVSLGSQNFASQRALNTLVINNNKISRIQSRAFLGLSNLSNLDLSDNYIESIEKNAFSSLGKLRSLDLSNNRIKNLTVSTFMKLRGLKVLNLCKNALKDISSVIFEPLRELEDLDLCSNQVTTIQDFAFKNLKSLVNLKLSNNKIRHFADKAFSGLDSLRLLGLRDNAFGEVPTHVLXSIKGLEELDIGINPLTALPFGPFTHLVNLKSLHISRCLNLSFIDEGAFTSLNKLTSLVLSFNPQITTLHRDIFRPLVGLRHLVLRGNGLRGFDRSLVRPTLLQSLDLRDNNLECNCSIKWLQEAKTNNSLSLKIEDISCAGPEALKGRSLFELSEYDLECYNNVVVMASCAAATMALILLIVGVSVLYYKNCRKMKSMVHDNWPEKIVATWKDPEYEKQVEDEEYTFHSLRGIQHIPVTVI